In Sulfurovum xiamenensis, the following proteins share a genomic window:
- a CDS encoding hybrid sensor histidine kinase/response regulator, translating to MKILKNKLILTLFMLVIIGISAVTSYYTYLSYQRYVAAQNNAQVSLFMKHFESVMKNIIDERVQSATYLVTHNKDDLRKLKESRVKTDQNLLELDAFNKQNEHFTRYRTYSKQATEALELIRRDVDDLHDNSSEMYHDKVFIPLFTILQDVTTAEQSEIKKSYLMMYQNYTLLKENTVQENILISSILLGSRTISYEKRELWEQFIDKDTLPQFYTLADNDIALKLSELFSVEKYKSIMSDERDMISYESRSGKYSVSPLGWSNQIDIKMDYFKKVQSLLRDQIQTINKETITQQGEVLAWYGGATLLLVLVLLKLFSLFSKIEDNTQISEETLRDIKLVLNENQQSELQRLIRNGKFDHIYRFLLKTIKDGNQTKDLFLASMSHEIRTPLNGILGFTQLLKETDVSEEQAEFISVIEKSSENLLTIVNDILDLSKIKAQKIELEAIEFDPVDAFESAVESYAAKAAENHIDFNIFLDPTLPTLLIGDPTKISQVIVNLVSNAIKFTSTNGEVSVSIKKLFEDENKVNVNFEVSDTGIGLTKEQQGKIFEAFSQADVSTSRKYGGTGLGLSISGKFIDHMGGKLSIRSVKDEGSTFYFTLALQKPKSATKREVNDMSAYTVGILNSHIDTEYYINENLETYIAYTGATIKRYTDDSLLALKGTSQLPDILFVDHKFRQRDDELKPFLDLDTKIVVLSTGDQKKNLKRYTSQIDKILYKPVNFTKTLRMLNEKEDSSETKENLTFKNVHVLVAEDNKINQKLILNVLGRLGIEVTIANNGQEALEQRMKHEYDMIFMDIEMPVMGGMEATGQIISYERKNHKSHIPIVALTANALAGDREKYMSAGMDSYLSKPIDLGALNHLFETYFEDRIIQQDA from the coding sequence ATGAAGATATTAAAAAACAAACTGATACTTACTCTGTTCATGCTAGTCATTATAGGGATATCAGCAGTGACATCGTATTATACTTATCTCTCTTATCAAAGATATGTAGCTGCACAAAACAATGCACAGGTTTCTTTATTTATGAAGCATTTTGAGTCTGTCATGAAAAATATTATAGATGAAAGAGTACAAAGTGCTACGTACTTGGTCACACATAATAAAGATGACTTGAGAAAACTCAAAGAGTCAAGAGTTAAGACCGATCAGAATCTCTTGGAATTAGATGCATTTAACAAACAGAATGAGCATTTTACACGTTATCGTACCTATAGTAAACAAGCTACTGAGGCGTTAGAGCTTATTCGTAGAGATGTAGATGATCTGCATGATAACTCTAGCGAAATGTACCATGACAAGGTCTTTATCCCATTATTCACAATCCTGCAAGACGTTACAACGGCTGAACAATCTGAGATAAAGAAAAGCTATCTGATGATGTATCAAAACTATACACTACTTAAAGAGAATACGGTTCAAGAAAATATACTGATCTCCTCTATCTTACTTGGATCCAGAACTATAAGCTACGAAAAGAGAGAACTATGGGAACAGTTTATAGACAAAGATACCTTACCCCAGTTTTATACACTGGCAGACAATGACATAGCATTAAAACTCAGTGAACTGTTTTCGGTTGAAAAGTATAAGAGTATCATGTCTGATGAGCGTGACATGATCTCCTATGAATCGAGATCAGGGAAATACTCTGTCTCTCCTCTTGGTTGGTCAAACCAGATAGATATAAAGATGGATTATTTTAAGAAAGTACAATCCCTACTGCGTGACCAGATCCAAACGATCAATAAAGAAACAATTACACAACAAGGAGAAGTTCTGGCATGGTATGGAGGAGCGACATTACTCCTAGTGCTTGTACTGCTTAAACTTTTCAGTTTATTTTCCAAGATCGAAGATAATACACAGATCTCTGAGGAGACATTAAGAGATATCAAACTGGTATTGAATGAAAACCAACAAAGTGAACTTCAAAGATTGATTCGTAATGGTAAATTTGATCATATCTATCGGTTTTTGCTCAAGACAATTAAAGACGGGAACCAGACCAAAGACCTCTTTCTTGCTAGTATGTCCCATGAGATACGTACCCCTCTCAACGGTATCCTTGGATTTACACAACTGCTCAAAGAGACGGATGTGTCAGAGGAACAAGCTGAGTTTATTTCAGTCATAGAGAAGAGTTCTGAAAACCTTTTGACCATCGTCAATGATATCCTTGACCTTTCCAAGATCAAAGCACAGAAGATAGAACTGGAAGCCATAGAGTTTGATCCTGTAGATGCCTTTGAATCTGCTGTCGAATCTTATGCGGCAAAAGCGGCAGAAAATCATATTGACTTTAATATCTTTTTAGACCCGACACTACCTACGCTACTGATAGGCGATCCTACGAAGATCTCCCAGGTCATCGTGAATCTCGTTAGTAATGCCATCAAATTTACTTCCACGAATGGTGAAGTGAGTGTATCTATCAAGAAGCTTTTTGAAGATGAGAATAAAGTAAACGTCAATTTTGAAGTGTCTGATACAGGTATCGGTCTTACCAAAGAGCAGCAGGGAAAAATATTTGAAGCATTTTCACAGGCAGATGTCAGTACAAGTAGAAAGTACGGAGGGACCGGTCTGGGACTCTCGATATCTGGTAAATTCATAGACCATATGGGAGGAAAATTGAGCATTAGAAGTGTCAAAGATGAAGGCTCTACCTTCTATTTCACCCTGGCACTTCAAAAACCTAAAAGTGCGACAAAAAGAGAAGTGAATGATATGAGTGCCTACACGGTTGGTATTCTGAATTCGCATATCGATACAGAGTATTATATTAACGAAAACCTTGAGACCTATATCGCTTACACCGGAGCCACTATCAAGCGTTATACCGATGATTCACTCTTGGCGTTAAAAGGCACCTCTCAACTCCCTGATATCCTTTTTGTTGATCATAAATTCCGTCAGAGGGATGATGAACTTAAGCCGTTCCTGGACCTTGATACAAAGATCGTTGTGCTGTCAACAGGAGACCAGAAAAAAAATCTAAAGCGATACACATCGCAGATAGATAAGATACTCTATAAGCCTGTGAACTTTACAAAAACACTGCGCATGCTGAATGAGAAAGAGGATAGTTCTGAGACAAAAGAGAATCTTACCTTTAAAAATGTACATGTACTGGTTGCAGAAGATAATAAAATCAACCAAAAGCTGATACTCAATGTACTCGGTCGACTCGGTATAGAGGTCACTATCGCTAATAATGGACAAGAGGCACTTGAACAGCGTATGAAACATGAGTATGATATGATATTCATGGATATCGAAATGCCTGTTATGGGTGGTATGGAAGCAACGGGTCAGATCATCAGCTATGAAAGGAAGAACCATAAATCACATATACCGATCGTTGCATTGACCGCAAACGCACTTGCAGGAGATAGAGAAAAGTATATGAGTGCAGGTATGGACAGCTATCTTTCAAAACCTATAGACCTGGGAGCATTGAATCATCTCTTTGAAACCTATTTTGAGGATAGGATCATCCAGCAAGATGCGTAG
- a CDS encoding ABC transporter ATP-binding protein, translated as MIEIDIHKRLHGAHGEMNLDVTLEIQKGEFIALMGESGSGKTTLLRVLAGLENAEGDINVEDVVWLGDQKKLPPQQREIGFIFQDYALFDHMNVEENLLFVNDDKALAQRLLEMTELSRLSHRNVKGISGGQKQRVSLCRALMKQPKLLLMDEPLSALDPKMRIKLQDEILKLHKTFGITTIMVSHDTDASYHLADRILVLDHGKIIADGTPEEILCKTSTVTYTLLV; from the coding sequence ATGATAGAGATAGATATACATAAAAGACTGCATGGTGCTCATGGTGAGATGAATCTTGATGTCACTCTAGAGATACAAAAAGGTGAGTTCATTGCATTGATGGGTGAAAGCGGTTCTGGTAAAACAACGCTTCTTAGAGTCTTAGCAGGTCTGGAAAATGCAGAAGGTGATATCAATGTGGAAGATGTGGTTTGGTTAGGTGATCAAAAAAAGCTTCCTCCACAACAAAGAGAGATAGGGTTTATATTTCAGGACTATGCACTGTTTGATCATATGAATGTAGAAGAAAACTTGCTTTTTGTGAATGATGATAAAGCGCTGGCTCAAAGACTTCTTGAGATGACAGAACTGAGTAGATTATCACACCGTAATGTAAAAGGTATCAGTGGTGGTCAGAAACAAAGGGTCAGTCTCTGTCGTGCGTTGATGAAACAGCCCAAGCTTCTATTGATGGATGAGCCTTTGTCTGCCCTTGATCCGAAGATGCGGATTAAATTACAAGATGAGATACTGAAGCTACATAAGACATTTGGTATCACAACGATCATGGTAAGCCATGATACCGATGCTTCTTACCATCTTGCAGATCGTATACTGGTTCTTGACCATGGAAAGATCATAGCTGATGGCACTCCGGAAGAGATACTATGCAAAACGTCTACTGTAACGTATACACTTTTAGTATAA
- the modB gene encoding molybdate ABC transporter permease subunit, whose protein sequence is MLENLDLTPFILSFKLAGVTTVILFILSLPLAWYLSQSTAKTKPFLEAITALPIVLPPSVLGFYILVVLSPNSTVGAFFEDLFGVKLVFSFTGLVVASCFYSLPFMVQPLQSGFESLNKHMLEASYLAGKSKLQTVLRVALPNIKPSLITALIITFAHTVGEFGVVLMVGGSIPGETKVASVAIYEMVEVMEYGTAHIYSAFMVLISFIVLLSVYIFNQSQRKIGVL, encoded by the coding sequence ATGTTAGAAAACCTGGATTTGACACCTTTTATCCTTTCATTTAAACTTGCAGGTGTGACCACAGTGATACTGTTTATACTTTCTCTGCCTTTGGCATGGTACCTCTCTCAAAGCACTGCAAAGACAAAACCTTTTTTAGAAGCCATTACGGCATTACCGATCGTGCTTCCTCCTTCTGTGTTGGGGTTTTATATTTTAGTCGTACTCTCTCCGAACTCTACGGTGGGAGCTTTTTTTGAAGACCTTTTTGGTGTGAAATTGGTTTTCTCTTTTACCGGTTTGGTTGTGGCAAGTTGTTTTTACTCACTTCCTTTTATGGTGCAGCCTTTACAAAGTGGGTTTGAGTCTTTGAACAAGCATATGCTAGAGGCATCTTACCTTGCAGGAAAGAGTAAGTTACAGACTGTTCTCAGGGTTGCATTACCAAATATCAAACCTTCACTTATCACGGCACTGATCATTACTTTTGCACATACAGTGGGTGAGTTTGGTGTAGTGCTCATGGTTGGGGGAAGCATCCCCGGTGAGACGAAAGTTGCTTCAGTGGCTATTTATGAGATGGTTGAAGTGATGGAGTATGGTACAGCACATATATACAGTGCCTTCATGGTTTTGATAAGTTTTATAGTACTTTTGTCAGTGTATATCTTTAACCAGAGTCAGCGTAAAATAGGTGTACTTTAA
- the modA gene encoding molybdate ABC transporter substrate-binding protein, producing the protein MKKIILVMMLSFALLRAGEIKIAVAANVSYAIESLKKAFNVLYPKTNIEVILGSSGKLTAQIKNGAPYELFMSANMKYPEVLYKEGIAVTKTIVYAQGALAYLSVNPQEFDQGMMLLTHDKIKKIAIANPKTAPYGVAAVEALKNAHLYDAVKKKFVYGESISQTVTYATTAADIGFIAKSSLFSPRMAHFKEGVNWSDVDETLYTPIDQGMVILKRAESNPEVKAFYDFVLSAKGKEILQNFGYKVE; encoded by the coding sequence ATGAAGAAAATTATATTAGTTATGATGCTAAGTTTCGCTCTGTTAAGAGCAGGTGAAATCAAGATCGCTGTTGCTGCCAATGTTAGTTATGCCATAGAATCACTCAAAAAAGCTTTTAATGTGTTATATCCAAAGACAAACATAGAAGTGATCCTCGGGAGCTCTGGAAAACTTACGGCCCAGATAAAAAATGGTGCACCTTATGAACTATTTATGTCGGCAAATATGAAATACCCAGAAGTACTTTATAAAGAGGGTATAGCTGTTACAAAAACGATTGTATATGCACAGGGTGCATTGGCTTACTTGTCGGTAAATCCGCAGGAGTTTGATCAAGGTATGATGCTTTTAACACATGATAAGATCAAGAAAATAGCCATAGCAAATCCTAAAACGGCACCTTATGGTGTCGCAGCTGTAGAAGCTCTGAAAAATGCTCATCTCTATGATGCAGTTAAAAAGAAGTTTGTCTATGGGGAATCCATTTCACAGACCGTTACCTATGCAACTACTGCAGCAGATATCGGGTTTATAGCAAAATCTTCACTTTTCAGCCCACGCATGGCACATTTTAAAGAGGGGGTAAACTGGAGTGATGTGGATGAGACCCTTTACACTCCTATTGACCAGGGAATGGTCATTTTGAAAAGAGCTGAAAGTAATCCTGAAGTAAAGGCTTTTTATGATTTTGTCTTAAGTGCAAAAGGCAAAGAGATATTGCAAAACTTTGGGTATAAGGTAGAATAA
- a CDS encoding TOBE domain-containing protein has protein sequence MELSSKLTLEMLGKPFLLEKRIELLHAIEEHGSISKAAKAVPMSYKSAWEAVDSMNALSPEPIVYRETGGRDGGGTTITAYGQQLLKNYGVLKEEHRRFLEKLSELTDIQSGAFKTIGRLAMQISARNQIQAEVVSVDSQNVNAKILLKLKSGKELLSVITKEAVEDLHIEEHQTVIAIFKSSTVILSKKAEDKSNENSLEGIVRKIDRDVENTKTVVDIGNHDTIVSVMPTSVVEKMEIIEGSSVIVMIKANDIMIGK, from the coding sequence ATGGAACTTTCATCAAAACTTACATTAGAAATGTTAGGTAAACCTTTTTTGCTTGAGAAACGTATAGAACTGCTTCATGCCATTGAAGAACATGGATCCATTTCTAAAGCGGCAAAAGCTGTACCTATGAGTTACAAAAGTGCCTGGGAAGCAGTAGATAGCATGAATGCACTTTCACCTGAACCGATCGTATACAGAGAGACAGGAGGCAGAGATGGTGGCGGTACGACGATCACAGCGTATGGTCAACAACTCTTAAAAAACTATGGAGTTCTCAAAGAAGAGCACAGACGTTTTTTGGAAAAGCTATCAGAACTGACAGATATCCAGAGTGGTGCATTTAAGACCATTGGAAGATTAGCTATGCAAATTTCTGCACGTAATCAGATACAAGCAGAGGTCGTTTCCGTAGATTCTCAAAATGTCAATGCAAAAATACTTTTAAAACTAAAAAGCGGGAAAGAACTGCTTTCTGTGATCACCAAAGAAGCAGTCGAAGATTTGCATATCGAGGAACATCAAACGGTGATAGCGATCTTTAAATCCAGTACGGTGATCTTATCTAAGAAGGCAGAGGACAAAAGTAACGAGAATAGTCTTGAAGGTATCGTCAGAAAGATAGATAGAGATGTAGAGAATACTAAAACAGTGGTGGATATAGGGAATCATGACACCATTGTATCTGTCATGCCTACATCTGTTGTAGAAAAGATGGAAATTATCGAAGGAAGTTCTGTGATCGTTATGATCAAAGCCAATGATATTATGATAGGGAAATAA
- a CDS encoding redoxin domain-containing protein, which produces MNKEKIRSTIKEITIALVLLVIVSQLISYIRAPDLGSNQLPQIKERLIDGSTFSTENGKPLLIHFWAISCPVCKLEASNIEVVSKEYEVLTIAINSGSNANVQAYMQENGLSFKVLNDTEGVWSKAFKIEVFPTTFIYDAKGKLRFTEVGYMTTAGLLARMEWIQ; this is translated from the coding sequence ATGAATAAAGAGAAGATAAGATCTACCATCAAAGAGATCACTATAGCCTTGGTACTATTGGTTATAGTGAGTCAACTCATCAGTTATATTCGTGCTCCTGATCTGGGATCAAACCAGTTGCCACAGATAAAAGAAAGGCTTATAGACGGCAGTACTTTTAGTACTGAAAATGGGAAACCGTTACTTATCCACTTTTGGGCTATCTCCTGTCCTGTTTGTAAACTTGAAGCCTCCAATATAGAAGTCGTATCAAAAGAGTATGAAGTATTAACGATTGCTATCAATTCAGGGAGTAATGCAAATGTACAAGCCTATATGCAAGAGAATGGATTGAGTTTCAAAGTGCTCAATGATACAGAGGGTGTTTGGTCAAAGGCGTTTAAAATAGAAGTATTTCCTACGACATTCATTTATGATGCTAAAGGTAAGTTGAGGTTTACAGAAGTAGGGTATATGACAACTGCAGGATTATTAGCACGGATGGAATGGATACAATAA
- a CDS encoding fructosamine kinase family protein, which produces MQEELSEALGQDVKRLLLLQQGQIGDIYMARVEDQRYVVKTSEEKEKLAIEAHMLKDLYEAKIRVPNVILSKGSFLVLEHIQTMDQDRTTQEIEAAKLLGRLHSKTNESRMYGYYYDTTIGPFFQKNEQTQYNWTLFLGQMRIMPMARHCYDKGKIPKEMVDRLEVLCRDLYKRIDMRTIYPSLLHGDVWSGNVLFEREGACLIDPAIYYGDKEMELAFIRLFGTFGELFFNTYQEIHPLSDDFYESKVLIYQLYPLLVHVALYGGSYIGVLERTLKRLKI; this is translated from the coding sequence GTGCAAGAAGAACTCAGTGAAGCATTAGGCCAGGATGTCAAGCGTTTATTGTTGCTTCAACAAGGTCAGATAGGTGATATCTACATGGCTAGAGTCGAAGATCAAAGATACGTGGTAAAGACTTCTGAAGAGAAAGAAAAACTGGCCATCGAAGCACATATGCTTAAGGATCTGTATGAAGCTAAGATACGTGTGCCAAATGTGATCCTCTCTAAAGGGTCTTTTTTGGTACTTGAACATATTCAAACCATGGATCAAGACAGAACTACACAAGAGATAGAAGCGGCTAAGCTTTTAGGCAGATTGCACTCAAAAACCAATGAAAGCCGTATGTATGGCTATTATTACGATACGACCATCGGTCCTTTCTTCCAAAAGAATGAGCAAACCCAATACAATTGGACACTTTTCCTGGGACAGATGCGTATTATGCCGATGGCACGTCACTGCTATGATAAAGGGAAAATACCAAAAGAGATGGTTGATCGATTAGAGGTACTGTGTCGAGATCTCTACAAGCGGATAGATATGCGTACTATTTACCCTTCGCTGCTGCATGGTGATGTCTGGAGCGGGAATGTGCTTTTTGAGAGAGAGGGGGCTTGTCTCATTGATCCTGCCATCTACTATGGGGACAAAGAGATGGAACTGGCTTTCATACGGCTCTTTGGTACGTTTGGAGAGTTGTTCTTCAATACCTATCAGGAGATACACCCTTTAAGTGACGATTTTTATGAAAGCAAAGTACTGATCTATCAGCTATACCCGCTTTTGGTACATGTTGCACTATACGGTGGAAGCTATATAGGAGTGCTTGAACGTACACTCAAAAGGTTAAAGATATGA
- a CDS encoding cytidine deaminase family protein, which produces MSAKKLIEEAHKILGEYTLSSDHYSAGSVAAALLTSQGNVYTGINIDIACGIGFCAEHSAIAEMLKNRETQIEMIVAVSADSIRPPCGRCRELLYQVDAKNIHTKVYLSEEHYMSLDELLPHRWKPRAG; this is translated from the coding sequence GTGAGCGCAAAAAAATTGATAGAAGAAGCACACAAAATACTTGGAGAATATACGCTAAGCAGTGACCATTATTCTGCAGGATCTGTTGCTGCTGCACTTTTAACAAGTCAGGGAAATGTCTACACGGGGATCAATATCGATATCGCCTGTGGTATTGGATTTTGTGCAGAACATTCTGCCATTGCAGAGATGTTGAAAAACAGAGAGACACAGATAGAAATGATCGTTGCGGTCAGTGCTGACTCCATCAGACCGCCATGCGGACGATGCAGAGAACTCTTATATCAGGTCGATGCGAAGAACATCCATACCAAAGTTTATCTCTCTGAAGAGCACTATATGAGCCTGGATGAACTCTTGCCTCACCGTTGGAAACCAAGAGCAGGATAA
- a CDS encoding thioredoxin family protein, translating into MELTDTNYEKIIKNNKIPVLIDFYSPTCGPCQMLTQLIDERLEKYGEENGVKVVKCNVSNNPKLASAFKIRSVPFTIVVLKDEKLKYPEIGLKHETYYFELIDKLSGKGSFFSRLFT; encoded by the coding sequence ATGGAACTTACAGATACAAATTATGAAAAGATCATAAAGAACAATAAAATACCGGTCTTGATAGACTTCTACTCACCGACCTGCGGGCCTTGTCAAATGCTCACTCAACTCATAGATGAGAGACTGGAAAAGTATGGAGAAGAGAATGGGGTGAAGGTGGTGAAGTGTAATGTATCAAACAATCCCAAACTCGCATCTGCATTCAAAATACGTTCTGTACCCTTTACCATTGTAGTACTCAAAGATGAAAAACTCAAATACCCCGAAATAGGACTCAAGCACGAAACATACTATTTTGAACTCATAGACAAACTCTCAGGCAAAGGATCATTCTTCAGTAGGCTCTTTACCTAA
- a CDS encoding AAA family ATPase, with amino-acid sequence MTAREAITILEDRMNAAVLGQEHIVSRLIMGLLADGNILVEGLPGLAKTRAVRAMADAIEGKFSRIQFTPDLLPSDVIGSQLLQEEKGKQTFHFHPGPIFGNIILADEINRAPAKIQSAMLEAMEERQVTVAGKTYKLPELFIVMATQNPLEQEGTFPLSEAQKDRFFMHVKIDYAKMDAEFEMIKMIQEERFSEPAPQAKISQEMIFAARREVAKVKFSNALGHYMVDLVFATRYPLRYSKQLDVMIDVGVSPRATLALTQCAQANAWMHGRDEMTVQDVQSVIHDVFHHRLVISEHALQNKRTAEGIIDIILEQVPLPK; translated from the coding sequence ATGACGGCAAGAGAAGCCATTACAATATTAGAAGATAGAATGAATGCAGCTGTTTTAGGACAGGAGCATATCGTTTCGAGGTTAATCATGGGCTTGCTTGCTGATGGTAATATACTTGTAGAAGGGTTGCCAGGACTGGCTAAGACCAGAGCTGTACGTGCGATGGCAGATGCGATAGAAGGTAAATTTTCACGTATACAGTTCACGCCTGATCTTCTGCCTTCAGATGTCATAGGGTCTCAATTGTTACAGGAAGAGAAGGGTAAACAGACATTCCATTTTCACCCGGGCCCGATCTTCGGAAATATTATCCTGGCAGATGAGATCAACCGTGCCCCGGCCAAAATACAATCGGCCATGCTTGAAGCGATGGAAGAACGTCAGGTGACTGTGGCAGGTAAAACCTATAAACTTCCTGAACTCTTTATCGTGATGGCTACACAGAACCCTTTGGAACAAGAGGGGACTTTCCCTTTGTCAGAGGCACAGAAAGACCGTTTTTTCATGCATGTGAAGATCGATTATGCGAAGATGGATGCAGAGTTTGAAATGATCAAAATGATACAAGAGGAGAGGTTCAGTGAACCTGCACCTCAGGCAAAGATCTCTCAGGAGATGATCTTTGCTGCGCGCCGTGAGGTGGCAAAAGTGAAGTTCAGTAATGCCCTTGGGCATTATATGGTAGATCTTGTATTTGCGACACGCTATCCGCTCAGATATAGTAAACAGCTTGATGTGATGATCGATGTCGGGGTAAGCCCGCGTGCAACCCTGGCACTGACACAATGTGCACAGGCCAATGCATGGATGCATGGCAGAGATGAAATGACAGTGCAAGATGTACAATCCGTCATTCACGATGTATTTCATCACCGCTTGGTCATCAGTGAACATGCCCTCCAGAATAAAAGAACCGCAGAGGGGATCATCGATATTATTTTGGAACAAGTACCGCTTCCAAAATAG
- a CDS encoding TRAP transporter large permease subunit, giving the protein MYLQSSFYLDRISKYAGSIAAFLVVLLSLLVAYDAVMRYLFSEGSIALQEVEWHLFDVIFLLGLTYALKHDKHVRVDIFFERYSKEGRGIVQILSMLLLVIPFSLVFLSDAIDMLMQSYLQHEISSDPGGLTHRYLIKGVLVLSFVLLMLQALSEVLKAFGRLESKKTLLRVLGIVMALGGLVYTADHYDMAYWFDPILLMFALTLFLLMAGFQVAFVFAGVALLFATISNEVGLSVLEMLPYRTYGIMSNATLMAVPLFIFMGLILEKSKMAEGLLLSMGKLFGSIRGGLAISVVLVGAILAASTGIVGASVVMMSLIALPLMLQHHYSPALASGSIAASGTLGQLIPPSIILIILGDQMHLSVGDLFRAAVVPGVLLIGLYIIYILFISYLNKEIAPAIVSEEAYGEVFQEALKEIIPPLLLIGVVLGSIFAGIASPSESAAIGVLGAIILAWGKRNFSYETLRYAAIETVKLTAMIFMILIGATAFSLVFNELGGGDMAMAFFSSEGGLGDMDDQWMFILIAMLVIFLLGFFIDFIEIAFVVVPILVPIVASLGIDPVWFAILIAMNLQASFLTPPFGFALFYLKGAAGDKVSTGAIYKGVIPFIGLQLLALLIIIFYPDLIYLFGK; this is encoded by the coding sequence ATGTACCTACAATCTTCCTTCTATCTGGATCGTATCTCTAAATATGCAGGATCTATAGCGGCATTTCTAGTGGTACTGCTCTCTTTGTTGGTAGCGTACGATGCAGTGATGCGTTACCTTTTTTCAGAAGGTTCGATCGCACTTCAGGAAGTGGAATGGCATCTATTTGATGTGATATTCCTACTGGGATTGACGTATGCGCTCAAACATGACAAACATGTAAGGGTAGATATCTTTTTTGAACGTTACAGCAAAGAGGGCAGGGGTATTGTACAGATACTCTCGATGCTGCTTTTGGTGATTCCTTTTTCTCTGGTTTTTTTGTCTGATGCCATCGATATGCTGATGCAGAGTTATCTGCAACATGAGATATCAAGTGATCCGGGCGGATTGACGCATCGTTACCTGATCAAAGGAGTATTGGTCCTCTCCTTCGTATTGCTTATGCTACAGGCACTGAGCGAAGTGCTGAAAGCTTTTGGCAGACTGGAGAGTAAAAAAACATTGCTACGTGTTTTAGGCATCGTCATGGCTCTTGGCGGACTTGTCTATACGGCAGACCACTATGATATGGCCTATTGGTTCGATCCTATACTTCTGATGTTCGCTTTGACACTGTTTCTGTTGATGGCTGGTTTTCAAGTCGCTTTTGTATTTGCCGGAGTGGCACTACTTTTTGCCACTATCTCCAATGAAGTAGGCTTGAGCGTACTTGAGATGCTGCCTTACCGAACCTATGGTATCATGAGTAATGCTACACTGATGGCTGTTCCCCTCTTCATCTTTATGGGGTTGATACTGGAAAAATCCAAGATGGCAGAGGGTCTGCTGCTCTCTATGGGTAAACTCTTTGGGTCGATCAGGGGCGGTCTGGCGATCTCTGTAGTGTTGGTGGGAGCTATACTTGCTGCAAGTACTGGCATCGTCGGTGCATCCGTGGTGATGATGAGTTTGATCGCGCTTCCTTTGATGCTGCAACATCATTATTCACCAGCATTGGCTTCTGGTTCTATTGCTGCGAGTGGTACACTGGGACAGCTTATTCCTCCTTCTATCATTCTCATCATTTTGGGCGATCAAATGCATCTCTCTGTGGGCGACCTGTTCCGTGCGGCTGTAGTACCAGGGGTTTTACTGATCGGTCTATATATCATCTACATTCTTTTTATCTCATACTTGAATAAAGAGATTGCACCTGCTATTGTCTCAGAGGAAGCATATGGTGAAGTGTTTCAAGAAGCATTGAAAGAGATCATTCCTCCTTTATTGCTTATAGGTGTAGTGCTAGGTTCCATTTTTGCGGGTATTGCATCACCTTCAGAATCAGCGGCCATAGGTGTTTTGGGTGCGATAATATTGGCGTGGGGTAAAAGAAACTTCTCTTATGAAACGCTGCGTTATGCAGCGATAGAGACAGTCAAGCTCACGGCAATGATCTTTATGATACTCATCGGGGCAACAGCCTTTTCATTGGTATTCAACGAGCTGGGTGGCGGAGATATGGCGATGGCATTCTTTTCATCTGAAGGGGGATTGGGAGACATGGATGACCAATGGATGTTCATTCTTATAGCCATGCTGGTTATTTTTCTACTGGGCTTCTTTATCGATTTCATTGAGATCGCTTTTGTGGTTGTGCCTATTTTGGTGCCTATCGTGGCATCTTTGGGTATAGATCCTGTATGGTTTGCCATACTTATAGCGATGAACCTGCAGGCATCATTTTTGACGCCTCCATTTGGTTTTGCACTTTTTTACCTCAAGGGTGCTGCAGGTGATAAAGTAAGTACAGGAGCTATATACAAGGGTGTCATACCATTTATAGGATTACAGCTTTTAGCACTGTTGATTATCATCTTTTATCCCGATCTGATCTATCTATTTGGAAAGTAG